One window of the Campylobacter concisus genome contains the following:
- a CDS encoding cyclic GMP-AMP synthase DncV-like nucleotidyltransferase: MVDCNSELNKFYNEKVRLGDLWNTLGKYKDINLDRLKNGLRNNNSPAYNDTMSQGSYSMRTIVQHVNNDYDIDVGVVFDDSKIGNMTSKDIKDMVYRAIQDDRFQKAPEVLKNCVRVYYSEGHHVDMAIYRKKDDRQELASSDWEESNPEEIVKWFNDAVISKSPDDNNGRQLRRIVRFLKFWSISRNAWDMPSGLILTILAEECYVPIKSRDDQAFYETIKKIKDRLQYNKSILNPVNSKEIANSDKHKRRIEKLYDKLQTALLDECLSELESTKDKKRALMIWGKFFNSNFFDEYIKNLSCSTIISTPNKPWRI, translated from the coding sequence ATGGTCGATTGCAACAGCGAGTTAAATAAATTCTACAACGAAAAAGTAAGACTTGGTGACTTGTGGAATACTCTTGGAAAGTATAAAGATATAAATTTAGATAGGCTAAAGAATGGTTTGCGGAACAATAATAGTCCTGCTTATAACGATACGATGAGTCAGGGGTCGTATTCCATGAGGACAATAGTTCAACATGTTAATAATGATTACGACATAGATGTAGGCGTTGTCTTTGATGACTCAAAAATAGGAAATATGACTTCGAAAGATATCAAAGATATGGTTTATAGGGCGATACAAGATGATAGATTTCAAAAAGCGCCAGAAGTATTAAAAAATTGTGTTCGTGTGTATTATAGTGAAGGGCATCATGTTGATATGGCTATATATAGAAAAAAAGATGATAGGCAAGAATTGGCAAGTTCTGATTGGGAGGAATCAAACCCAGAAGAGATTGTTAAGTGGTTTAATGATGCCGTCATAAGCAAAAGCCCAGACGATAATAATGGAAGACAACTTAGAAGAATAGTTAGGTTTTTAAAATTTTGGTCTATTAGTAGGAATGCCTGGGATATGCCTAGTGGACTAATCTTGACAATATTGGCAGAAGAATGTTATGTACCTATAAAATCTCGTGACGATCAGGCATTTTATGAGACTATTAAAAAAATAAAAGATAGACTGCAATATAATAAATCTATTCTCAATCCTGTAAATTCAAAAGAAATAGCAAATAGCGATAAGCACAAAAGAAGAATAGAAAAGTTATACGATAAATTGCAAACAGCTTTGCTTGATGAGTGTTTATCGGAGTTGGAATCAACAAAAGATAAAAAGAGAGCATTGATGATATGGGGAAAATTTTTTAATAGTAATTTTTTTGATGAATATATTAAAAATTTATCTTGCTCAACTATTATATCAACTCCAAATAAGCCATGGCGGATATAG